In Lactococcus paracarnosus, a genomic segment contains:
- a CDS encoding ABC transporter permease has product MIVSTINQGLLWAILGLGIFLTFRILNFPDMTAEGSFPLGGAVAVTLITQGVNPLIATVAAFAAGCAAGFITGLLYTKGKIPTLLAGILVMTSCNSVMLMVMGRANLGLLGLTKLKGTWVSVIAVVLVLLVMFYFLNTNLGQAFIATGDNVDMAKSFGIHTDRMELLGLVVSNGIIALSGALISQNDGYADVSKGLGVIVIGLASIIIGEVLFGNVSMFERLIAIVIGAICYQFLILLVIKLGFNTNYLKLFSAIILAGCLMIPTLKAKVFKGVNLNAN; this is encoded by the coding sequence ATGATCGTCTCAACTATTAACCAAGGCCTATTATGGGCAATTTTAGGCTTAGGTATTTTCTTAACCTTTCGTATTCTGAACTTTCCTGATATGACAGCAGAAGGCTCATTCCCCTTAGGAGGTGCCGTTGCGGTTACCTTGATAACGCAAGGTGTTAATCCATTAATAGCGACAGTTGCTGCTTTTGCAGCAGGCTGTGCTGCTGGATTCATAACAGGGCTACTCTATACTAAAGGGAAAATCCCAACCCTGCTTGCGGGGATTTTAGTGATGACGTCTTGTAACTCAGTCATGCTGATGGTCATGGGACGAGCTAACTTGGGTTTACTAGGCTTAACTAAGTTAAAAGGGACATGGGTTAGTGTCATAGCAGTTGTGCTGGTCTTACTTGTCATGTTTTATTTTCTAAACACCAACCTAGGTCAAGCCTTTATCGCAACTGGTGATAATGTCGATATGGCCAAGTCTTTCGGTATCCACACCGACCGTATGGAACTGCTAGGTTTGGTCGTATCCAACGGGATTATTGCCTTATCTGGTGCTTTGATTTCACAAAATGACGGCTATGCAGATGTCTCAAAAGGCCTTGGTGTCATTGTTATCGGATTGGCTAGTATTATTATCGGAGAAGTCTTATTTGGTAATGTGTCGATGTTTGAGAGATTAATTGCCATCGTAATCGGTGCCATCTGTTACCAATTTTTGATACTTTTAGTCATCAAACTTGGCTTTAATACAAACTATCTCAAATTATTTAGTGCCATCATATTAGCTGGCTGCTTGATGATCCCAACACTAAAAGCAAAAGTCTTTAAGGGGGTAAACTTAAATGCCAACTAA
- a CDS encoding ABC transporter ATP-binding protein — MPTNLTPIIELKHATKIIENGEESKVILDDVSLQIHATDFITILGGNGAGKSTLFNAISGTLSLTSGAILINGTDVTKQSPEKRAAHISRVFQDPKMGTAPRMTGVENLAIASLRGKKRTLKLRQINQYKSDFTSLAAQIGNGLEAHLDVPTGNLSGGQRQALSLLMATIIQPELLLLDEHTAALDPKTSKALMALTERLVRQQSLTALMITHHMEDALKYGNRLIVMKDGKIVQDLAATEKEQMKLEDFYRIFD; from the coding sequence ATGCCAACTAACTTAACCCCAATCATCGAATTAAAACATGCGACCAAAATTATTGAGAATGGCGAGGAAAGTAAAGTCATTTTAGATGATGTTTCCTTGCAGATTCATGCGACTGACTTCATCACGATTTTAGGTGGTAATGGGGCAGGCAAGTCAACTTTATTTAATGCTATTTCAGGGACACTATCGTTAACATCAGGGGCTATCTTGATAAATGGCACTGATGTGACCAAGCAATCTCCAGAAAAGCGTGCCGCTCATATATCTCGTGTCTTTCAGGACCCTAAAATGGGCACTGCACCACGTATGACAGGTGTAGAAAATTTAGCTATCGCCTCACTTCGAGGTAAGAAGCGAACGCTTAAGCTTCGCCAGATCAACCAATATAAATCTGATTTTACAAGCTTAGCCGCGCAAATCGGGAATGGCTTAGAGGCGCATTTAGATGTACCGACGGGCAATCTATCAGGTGGTCAAAGACAGGCCTTAAGTCTTTTGATGGCAACGATTATCCAACCAGAACTCTTGCTATTAGACGAGCACACGGCAGCCTTAGATCCAAAGACATCTAAAGCCTTGATGGCCTTGACAGAAAGGTTGGTGCGACAGCAAAGCCTAACAGCCTTGATGATCACCCACCATATGGAAGATGCACTTAAATATGGGAATCGGTTGATTGTGATGAAAGATGGCAAAATCGTACAGGACTTAGCTGCAACTGAAAAAGAGCAGATGAAACTAGAAGATTTTTATAGGATATTTGATTAG
- a CDS encoding DUF3592 domain-containing protein, with protein MTKILQRLSRIVLAVFALILLFIGGMNCQRYLTERHESKTAVSGQVIKSGSMKLVRYQFKSVTYEQIPVANITQTFGKVGEQVVVYVNDTHPKKIYMIAGATSLMILSSVLIGWAILIGLVLFFEYWFIHRLKLMSKSTQSSILE; from the coding sequence ATGACTAAGATACTACAAAGACTATCCCGTATTGTATTAGCAGTATTTGCATTGATTTTACTCTTTATCGGTGGTATGAATTGCCAACGCTATTTGACAGAGCGTCATGAATCAAAGACGGCTGTTAGTGGACAGGTCATCAAGTCTGGTAGTATGAAACTGGTACGTTATCAGTTTAAATCGGTTACTTATGAGCAGATTCCAGTGGCCAATATCACGCAAACGTTTGGCAAAGTCGGTGAACAAGTGGTAGTCTACGTTAATGATACTCATCCTAAAAAAATATATATGATAGCAGGCGCAACGAGCCTCATGATTTTATCATCAGTTCTGATTGGATGGGCAATATTAATCGGTTTAGTCTTGTTCTTCGAGTATTGGTTTATACATCGATTGAAATTAATGTCAAAAAGTACACAAAGTAGTATACTAGAGTAG
- the ndk gene encoding nucleoside-diphosphate kinase, producing the protein MEKTFFIIKPDGVRRSLIGHVIDRVELRGFTLERLEMRDVSREMLDQHYSDLVDKPFYPEIVSYMMSGPVVIGVLKGSDVIHSWRKMMGATNPSDALPGTIRGDFAHASDDGSVENIVHGSDCTESAAREIALWFD; encoded by the coding sequence ATGGAAAAAACATTTTTTATCATCAAACCTGACGGTGTCCGTCGGTCGTTAATTGGTCATGTGATTGATAGGGTTGAACTTCGTGGCTTTACGCTTGAGAGATTAGAAATGCGTGATGTATCAAGAGAGATGTTAGATCAGCATTATTCAGATCTTGTAGACAAGCCATTTTATCCTGAAATCGTTAGCTACATGATGTCAGGACCAGTGGTTATTGGTGTTCTGAAAGGCTCAGATGTGATTCACTCTTGGCGTAAAATGATGGGGGCCACTAACCCATCTGATGCCCTACCAGGAACGATCCGTGGTGACTTTGCTCATGCCTCAGATGATGGGTCAGTCGAAAATATCGTACACGGATCAGACTGTACAGAATCTGCAGCACGTGAAATTGCGCTTTGGTTTGATTAA
- the lepA gene encoding translation elongation factor 4 gives MTIDLNEIKKRQENIRNFSIIAHIDHGKSTLADRILEQTKTVSAREMQAQLLDSMDLERERGITIKLNAIELSYLAKNGETYTFHLIDTPGHVDFTYEVSRSLAACEGAILVVDAAQGIEAQTLANVYLALDNDLEILPVINKIDLPAADPERVRHEIEDVIGLDASEAVLASAKAGIGIDEILEQIVEKVPAPSGSIDNPLKALIFDSVYDAYRGVILQVRVMDGIVKPGDTIQLMSNDKTFVVTEVGIFTPKAVGREFLATGDVGYIAAAIKTVADTRVGDTITLANNPADAPLEGYKQLNPMVFAGIYPIESNKYNDLREALDKLQLNDASLQFEPETSQALGFGFRCGFLGLLHMDVIQERLEREFNIDLIMTAPSVVYHINTTDGEMVEVANPSEFPDPSRVDNIEEPFVKAQIMVPQDYVGAVMELAQRKRGDFVTMDYLDENRVNVIYQMPLSEIVFDFFDKLKSSTKGYASFDYEISEYRKSSLVKMDIMLNAERVDALSFIVHKEFSYERGKIIVDKLKKIIPRQQFEVPIQAAIGQKIVARSDIKALRKNVLAKCYGGDISRKRKLLEKQKKGKKRMKAIGNVEVPQEAFLSVLSMDDE, from the coding sequence ATGACTATAGACTTAAATGAAATAAAAAAACGGCAAGAAAATATTCGAAATTTTTCGATCATTGCCCATATTGACCACGGTAAATCGACATTAGCAGACCGTATTTTAGAGCAAACAAAGACAGTATCCGCCCGTGAAATGCAGGCGCAACTTTTGGATTCCATGGATTTGGAGCGCGAACGTGGGATTACAATCAAGCTCAATGCAATCGAACTGAGCTACCTTGCTAAAAATGGGGAGACCTATACTTTCCACTTGATCGATACACCTGGCCACGTCGATTTTACCTATGAAGTGTCTCGTTCTCTTGCGGCATGTGAAGGCGCTATTTTAGTCGTCGATGCTGCACAAGGTATCGAAGCACAGACGCTTGCCAACGTCTACCTCGCCTTGGATAATGACTTAGAGATCTTACCTGTCATTAACAAGATTGATTTGCCAGCAGCTGATCCTGAGCGTGTCCGACATGAAATCGAGGATGTGATTGGCCTTGATGCCAGTGAAGCGGTCTTAGCGTCAGCTAAGGCTGGCATCGGTATCGATGAGATCCTTGAGCAAATCGTCGAAAAAGTTCCTGCACCATCTGGGTCTATCGATAATCCCTTGAAAGCCCTTATTTTTGACTCAGTTTATGATGCTTATCGTGGTGTTATTCTGCAAGTCCGTGTGATGGATGGGATTGTCAAACCAGGTGACACGATCCAACTGATGAGTAATGACAAGACATTTGTCGTTACTGAAGTTGGTATCTTTACACCAAAAGCAGTTGGCCGTGAATTTTTAGCAACTGGCGATGTTGGTTATATCGCAGCTGCTATCAAAACAGTAGCAGATACGCGTGTCGGTGATACGATAACCCTTGCCAATAATCCTGCTGATGCACCGCTTGAAGGCTATAAACAGCTGAATCCGATGGTCTTTGCAGGTATTTATCCGATCGAATCAAATAAATATAATGATTTGCGTGAAGCACTAGACAAGCTACAGCTGAATGATGCCAGTTTACAGTTTGAACCTGAGACATCACAAGCCCTTGGCTTTGGTTTCCGCTGTGGCTTCCTTGGCCTACTCCACATGGATGTTATCCAAGAACGTCTGGAACGTGAATTTAACATCGATTTGATTATGACAGCACCAAGTGTGGTCTATCATATCAATACGACTGATGGCGAGATGGTAGAAGTTGCCAATCCATCTGAGTTCCCAGATCCAAGCCGTGTTGATAATATCGAGGAACCATTTGTCAAAGCCCAAATCATGGTACCACAGGACTATGTTGGTGCTGTCATGGAGTTAGCCCAACGTAAACGTGGTGATTTTGTGACCATGGATTACCTTGATGAAAATCGTGTTAATGTCATTTATCAAATGCCCCTATCAGAAATCGTCTTTGATTTCTTTGATAAACTCAAGTCAAGCACAAAAGGCTATGCCAGTTTTGACTATGAAATTTCAGAGTACCGCAAAAGCTCACTGGTTAAGATGGATATCATGCTTAATGCGGAACGTGTCGATGCCTTGAGTTTCATCGTCCATAAAGAATTTTCTTATGAACGTGGTAAAATAATCGTTGATAAACTGAAAAAAATCATTCCACGTCAACAGTTTGAAGTACCGATTCAAGCTGCTATCGGTCAAAAAATTGTGGCAAGATCTGATATCAAAGCCCTCCGTAAAAATGTCCTGGCCAAATGTTATGGTGGTGATATTTCACGGAAACGTAAACTCCTTGAGAAACAGAAAAAAGGTAAGAAACGTATGAAAGCCATCGGTAATGTTGAAGTGCCACAAGAAGCTTTCCTCAGTGTCTTGAGCATGGATGACGAATAA
- a CDS encoding PadR family transcriptional regulator has product MRESQMLKGILDGCVLRIIANGEVYGYELIQKLKVSGFETAVGGTIYPILQKLEKNGDVSSVTKKSAEGPDRKYFQVTAKGLETLAIFWGDFERLTTKVTSLWEEDK; this is encoded by the coding sequence ATCAGAGAATCACAGATGTTAAAGGGCATTTTAGATGGGTGTGTCTTACGTATTATTGCCAATGGTGAGGTTTATGGTTATGAGCTGATTCAAAAACTCAAAGTTTCTGGCTTTGAAACGGCGGTAGGTGGGACAATCTATCCGATTTTGCAAAAGTTAGAAAAAAATGGAGATGTCTCAAGTGTAACCAAGAAATCAGCAGAAGGACCAGATCGAAAATATTTTCAAGTGACAGCAAAAGGGTTAGAGACATTAGCTATTTTCTGGGGTGATTTTGAAAGACTGACGACTAAAGTAACAAGCTTATGGGAGGAAGACAAATGA
- a CDS encoding DUF1129 family protein — protein sequence MRQHATTYRKEIKQLKQHLSAENLQYFEDFYESLQLHGIRYSEADLNQNSYNYLLDLVDAQKDGMTAWQLFGSSPDDPGKNLVVNMKKMSSKSQLNYMFLGSFLVISGILASRVSWTSSADTKISLVYILVMFAWTLLFVGFILKIFTLQIKLKNKVLGYLILWLYCSAFMTAGIFAIKYLTSMTLISVPIMIGRTIVIVGGICNILVLVKLVNNDKKQKAV from the coding sequence ATGAGACAACACGCAACCACTTATCGTAAAGAAATCAAACAGTTGAAACAACACCTATCAGCAGAAAATCTTCAGTATTTTGAGGACTTTTATGAAAGTTTACAACTTCATGGCATACGCTATAGTGAAGCAGATCTTAATCAAAATAGCTATAATTATTTATTAGATTTAGTCGATGCACAAAAAGATGGCATGACAGCTTGGCAATTATTTGGTAGCTCTCCTGATGATCCGGGTAAAAATTTAGTGGTAAATATGAAAAAAATGTCGTCTAAATCACAGCTAAACTATATGTTTTTGGGTAGCTTTCTGGTTATTTCGGGAATACTTGCGTCCCGAGTATCCTGGACAAGTTCAGCAGACACAAAAATTTCTTTAGTCTATATCTTGGTTATGTTTGCTTGGACCCTACTATTTGTCGGCTTTATTTTAAAAATCTTTACCCTACAAATTAAATTAAAAAATAAAGTATTGGGCTATCTCATTTTGTGGTTGTACTGTAGTGCATTTATGACAGCAGGTATTTTTGCGATAAAATATCTGACAAGCATGACGCTGATTTCAGTTCCTATTATGATTGGCCGGACGATTGTCATCGTTGGTGGCATTTGCAATATACTGGTACTTGTTAAATTAGTTAATAACGATAAAAAACAGAAAGCGGTTTAG
- the argC gene encoding N-acetyl-gamma-glutamyl-phosphate reductase has product MKKIAIIGISGYSGLELLRLLHGHPDAEVISVYGTSTIGSKLVDLVPKLRQFKAYATLTVKAFSASEIMATADLVFFATPAGIAANYARDFIQAGFPVVDLSGDFRLQDSAQYEKWYGRPASHADLLAKADYVLADFDKPRHPYISNPGCYATATLLSLAPLYQADLIQYDSVIVDAKSGLSGAGKKLSDSSHFVTANENVTMYKLNQHQHIPEIVNKLKTWQDKTLPIQFTTSLIPVNRGIFVSTYAKLAPGVSFEQVVAAYEQTYADSYFVRVFTDGHLPDLHGVVGTNFTDIGIGYNDLTHTLTVVTVIDNLVKGAAGQAIQNMNQIFNFDEKSGLDLVPIL; this is encoded by the coding sequence ATGAAAAAAATAGCGATTATTGGGATTTCAGGTTATTCTGGATTGGAGTTGCTCAGGTTACTCCACGGTCATCCAGATGCAGAGGTGATTAGCGTCTATGGGACGTCAACGATTGGTAGTAAGCTTGTGGATTTAGTACCAAAGCTCCGACAATTTAAAGCCTATGCAACCTTAACGGTCAAGGCCTTTTCAGCTAGTGAGATCATGGCAACAGCGGATTTAGTTTTCTTTGCCACACCAGCTGGTATAGCAGCAAATTATGCAAGAGATTTCATCCAAGCTGGTTTTCCAGTAGTAGACTTGTCTGGCGATTTCCGCTTGCAGGATTCCGCACAGTATGAAAAATGGTATGGTCGACCAGCTAGTCACGCTGATCTCTTAGCCAAAGCAGACTATGTCTTAGCTGATTTTGACAAGCCTAGACACCCCTACATCTCAAATCCTGGTTGCTATGCAACAGCAACTCTCTTAAGTTTAGCCCCCTTATATCAGGCGGATTTAATTCAGTATGATAGTGTCATCGTGGATGCCAAGTCAGGCTTATCAGGGGCTGGTAAAAAACTCAGTGATAGTAGTCATTTTGTGACAGCTAATGAAAATGTCACCATGTATAAGTTAAACCAGCATCAACATATTCCAGAAATCGTTAATAAACTAAAAACATGGCAGGATAAAACACTTCCGATTCAGTTTACGACTTCCCTAATTCCGGTTAACCGGGGGATATTTGTATCGACCTATGCCAAACTAGCACCTGGTGTTAGCTTTGAACAGGTGGTGGCAGCTTATGAACAGACTTACGCTGATAGCTATTTTGTCAGAGTATTTACAGATGGTCATCTACCTGATTTACATGGTGTCGTTGGGACCAACTTTACTGACATCGGCATAGGCTATAATGACTTAACACATACCTTAACGGTCGTGACCGTTATCGACAATCTCGTGAAAGGAGCGGCGGGACAAGCCATTCAAAATATGAATCAGATTTTCAACTTTGATGAAAAATCTGGGCTTGATCTTGTACCGATTTTATAA
- the argJ gene encoding bifunctional glutamate N-acetyltransferase/amino-acid acetyltransferase ArgJ translates to MTKLKQITGNIASPKGFTADATHAELKFQKLDLGMILSQVPAAVAGVFTTNKVAAAPVILDKEVVAGGLAQAIITNSAIANAVTGEAGMNNARKTQRLLADKFGLLPGHVAVCSTGVIGRQLPMDKIALGISKLSAENGHAAGFAQAILTTDLVEKEVAYQVELGGQTITVAGVCKGSGMIHPNMATMLAFITTDANIAQPLLQATLSEVIETTFNQITVDGDTSTNDTVLVLANGMAGNAELVADSEDYLTFKSVLATVCQTMAKQIAADGEGATKLIEVTVTGAPDELTARMIAKHIVGSSLVKTAIFGADPNWGRVISAIGQVAPFEVPDIELTIQNDLVLLHSTAVDFDQAELSEKLKEKNVVIEADLNQGDKTGTAWGCDLTYKYVEINALYHS, encoded by the coding sequence ATGACTAAATTAAAACAAATTACAGGTAATATTGCATCACCAAAGGGGTTTACAGCAGACGCCACGCACGCAGAACTGAAATTTCAAAAATTAGATTTAGGGATGATTTTATCTCAAGTTCCTGCAGCAGTTGCGGGTGTCTTCACGACAAATAAAGTAGCAGCAGCTCCCGTTATTCTGGATAAAGAAGTGGTTGCGGGTGGACTAGCCCAAGCAATCATTACAAACTCAGCTATCGCAAATGCGGTGACAGGTGAAGCCGGCATGAATAATGCTAGAAAAACGCAGCGTCTCTTGGCTGATAAGTTTGGCTTGCTGCCTGGTCATGTTGCGGTCTGCTCGACTGGTGTTATCGGTAGACAACTACCGATGGACAAGATTGCCCTAGGCATTAGCAAGTTATCAGCAGAAAATGGCCATGCGGCTGGTTTTGCGCAAGCGATTTTAACGACTGATTTGGTTGAAAAAGAAGTGGCTTATCAAGTCGAACTTGGTGGCCAAACTATTACTGTTGCAGGCGTATGTAAGGGGTCAGGGATGATTCATCCTAACATGGCGACCATGCTGGCCTTCATTACGACCGATGCTAATATCGCGCAACCGCTACTCCAAGCAACCCTGTCAGAAGTCATCGAAACAACCTTTAATCAAATCACGGTTGATGGCGATACATCGACCAATGATACGGTACTTGTTTTGGCCAATGGCATGGCTGGAAATGCTGAGCTTGTCGCTGATTCAGAGGATTACCTAACCTTCAAATCAGTCTTAGCGACAGTATGTCAAACCATGGCTAAACAGATTGCAGCTGATGGCGAAGGGGCTACCAAACTGATAGAAGTGACAGTAACAGGTGCGCCAGATGAATTGACAGCACGGATGATTGCTAAACATATCGTTGGCTCTAGTCTAGTTAAAACGGCCATCTTTGGCGCTGATCCTAACTGGGGACGTGTGATCTCAGCTATCGGTCAAGTTGCACCGTTTGAGGTGCCAGATATCGAATTAACCATCCAAAACGATCTTGTTTTGCTTCATTCGACAGCGGTTGATTTTGATCAGGCAGAGTTATCTGAGAAACTTAAAGAAAAGAACGTCGTGATTGAAGCAGATTTAAATCAAGGCGATAAAACAGGAACAGCTTGGGGCTGTGATTTGACTTATAAGTATGTCGAAATCAATGCCCTTTACCATAGCTGA
- a CDS encoding acetylornithine transaminase produces the protein MTHLLENYGKRIPMTFTHGEGVYLYDQTGKQYLDFTSGIGVMNLGYSFEAGKAAVKAQVDAIPHLSNLYENPLQEEVAAYLDYQGSYKAFFANSGAEANEAALKLARLLKPDTTILAFEDGFHGRTFGAMSATMQDKIQKGFAPLVPGFTKAVYNDVESLSAAVTDKTGAIIFEIVQGEGGVTPITQAFSESLKAFQKQGILLIVDEVQTGNGRTGKLFGFEHFGLEPDIITSAKGLGNGLPIGVMLAKTEYATAFTAGKHGSTFGGNPIAMASAKAVLKQLTQPAFLAEVTENAAFLGAELADKLADKASVVAIRQLGLMVGIELRDANQVPKVLVAARAHGLLVLSAGHDVIRLLPPLVMSQAQLADGVAILEAIL, from the coding sequence ATGACACATTTACTAGAAAACTATGGGAAGAGAATTCCCATGACATTTACCCACGGGGAAGGTGTTTACCTCTATGACCAAACTGGTAAGCAGTACCTAGATTTTACAAGTGGTATCGGTGTCATGAACCTGGGCTATTCCTTTGAAGCTGGTAAGGCGGCAGTTAAGGCACAAGTGGATGCCATACCGCATCTGTCCAATTTATATGAAAATCCGTTACAAGAAGAGGTTGCGGCCTATCTTGATTATCAGGGAAGCTATAAAGCATTTTTTGCCAATTCTGGTGCAGAAGCAAATGAAGCAGCGCTTAAATTAGCCCGGTTGCTTAAGCCTGATACGACGATCTTAGCATTTGAGGACGGCTTTCATGGTCGGACTTTTGGGGCGATGTCTGCGACCATGCAAGATAAGATTCAAAAAGGGTTTGCGCCCTTAGTGCCAGGCTTTACTAAAGCAGTCTATAATGATGTCGAAAGTCTTTCAGCCGCTGTTACTGATAAAACAGGGGCGATCATCTTTGAAATCGTCCAAGGTGAGGGCGGTGTGACACCTATCACGCAAGCATTTTCGGAAAGCTTAAAAGCCTTTCAAAAACAGGGGATTTTGCTGATTGTTGATGAGGTGCAGACTGGCAATGGTCGAACTGGTAAATTATTTGGCTTTGAACACTTTGGTCTTGAACCAGATATCATCACCTCAGCCAAGGGACTAGGTAATGGCCTACCTATCGGTGTCATGCTTGCTAAAACAGAGTATGCAACAGCCTTTACTGCTGGTAAGCATGGCTCAACTTTTGGTGGCAATCCGATTGCCATGGCAAGCGCTAAGGCCGTATTAAAGCAATTAACGCAACCAGCATTTTTGGCTGAGGTCACTGAGAATGCAGCATTTCTAGGTGCTGAACTAGCTGATAAACTGGCTGATAAAGCAAGTGTTGTAGCTATCAGACAACTTGGCTTGATGGTTGGGATTGAATTAAGAGATGCGAATCAAGTACCTAAGGTTTTGGTAGCTGCAAGGGCGCATGGCTTGCTCGTTTTATCAGCTGGTCATGATGTCATCAGATTGTTACCGCCACTCGTTATGAGTCAAGCGCAGTTGGCTGATGGTGTTGCTATTTTGGAGGCGATTTTATGA
- the argB gene encoding acetylglutamate kinase — MNMPETLTAALPFMLKYQGQTVVIKYGGNAMTDETIKQSVLSDILLLKTMGINVVLVHGGGPAISEMLEKYDMPSKFIGGLRYTDKATAELALAALSGMVNKSLVRDIQRLGGDAIGISGIDGRMIEVEQLSEELGYVGKITKINTEIIERIAKTSAIPVIATAGVDAAGEIYNVNADTAASRIAGELQAERFILLSDVRGLYADYPDESSFLVETSLSTIEQLIAAGKISGGMIPKLEAIQYAMQNGLSEAVLLDGRMQHSLILELFTTEGFGTLIKKDDLDLAKFDRLTK, encoded by the coding sequence ATGAATATGCCTGAAACACTGACAGCTGCCCTGCCTTTCATGCTCAAATATCAAGGTCAGACAGTCGTCATCAAATATGGCGGTAATGCCATGACTGATGAAACGATCAAGCAGTCTGTACTAAGTGATATCCTACTTCTGAAAACTATGGGGATCAATGTCGTTTTGGTTCATGGCGGTGGACCAGCCATCAGTGAAATGCTGGAAAAATACGATATGCCCTCCAAGTTTATCGGTGGTCTGCGCTATACGGATAAAGCAACGGCAGAGCTTGCTTTAGCAGCCTTGTCTGGTATGGTCAATAAGAGTCTTGTTCGTGACATACAACGTCTGGGTGGTGACGCGATTGGGATCTCAGGTATTGATGGTCGGATGATTGAAGTTGAGCAGCTGTCTGAGGAATTGGGCTATGTTGGGAAAATCACGAAAATCAATACTGAAATTATCGAACGGATTGCCAAAACATCAGCGATTCCAGTGATCGCAACAGCAGGTGTCGATGCGGCAGGCGAGATTTATAATGTCAATGCAGATACAGCTGCCAGTCGAATTGCTGGTGAATTGCAGGCAGAACGTTTTATCTTACTCTCTGATGTGCGTGGTCTTTATGCTGACTATCCTGATGAAAGCTCATTTTTAGTAGAAACAAGTCTATCAACTATTGAGCAACTCATCGCTGCTGGCAAGATATCAGGTGGGATGATTCCAAAACTGGAAGCTATCCAATACGCCATGCAAAATGGCTTAAGTGAAGCTGTGCTATTAGACGGTCGTATGCAGCATTCCTTGATTCTAGAGCTATTTACAACTGAAGGCTTTGGTACCTTGATCAAGAAAGATGATCTTGACTTAGCAAAGTTTGACCGATTAACAAAGTAA
- a CDS encoding carbonic anhydrase family protein has product MKKSLKLVAVLGMILVLGACHATEKTNTPKAGIRAKPQHEVVNYDKQEDWEFASGKMQSPINIDSKKVEMMTPDKGEMTLNFSKAITKAEDNGHSIQLTDSGQATINGRQFNLTQFHFHAESEHTVDDKHYPLEAHFVNQSQDGRIAVIGVFFKAGRENLGFKEVLDDVANKKIDAITDMDKMIPENKSFYHYLGSLTTPPLSENVEWYIMKDPMEISQAQIAAFKQLYSHNNREIQPLNGRKILVHDE; this is encoded by the coding sequence ATGAAGAAAAGTTTGAAATTAGTGGCTGTGTTAGGGATGATACTTGTTTTGGGAGCGTGTCATGCGACTGAAAAAACGAATACACCAAAAGCAGGCATAAGGGCTAAGCCGCAACATGAGGTAGTTAATTATGATAAGCAAGAAGACTGGGAATTTGCATCTGGCAAGATGCAGTCTCCTATCAATATCGATAGTAAAAAAGTTGAGATGATGACACCAGATAAAGGCGAGATGACACTTAATTTTAGCAAAGCAATAACTAAGGCAGAAGATAATGGTCATAGTATTCAACTAACAGATAGTGGACAGGCAACGATTAATGGTCGACAGTTTAACTTAACTCAGTTTCATTTTCATGCTGAAAGTGAGCACACTGTTGATGACAAGCATTATCCACTGGAAGCACATTTTGTCAACCAATCGCAAGATGGCAGAATCGCTGTCATTGGTGTATTTTTTAAAGCAGGTCGTGAGAATCTAGGATTTAAAGAAGTCTTAGATGATGTTGCTAACAAGAAAATAGATGCCATCACTGATATGGATAAAATGATACCAGAAAATAAAAGTTTTTATCATTATCTAGGGTCACTCACGACACCACCATTAAGCGAAAACGTTGAATGGTATATCATGAAAGACCCGATGGAAATATCTCAAGCACAAATTGCTGCTTTTAAGCAGCTCTATTCTCATAATAATCGCGAGATTCAGCCGTTAAATGGTCGGAAAATTTTAGTACACGATGAGTAG